The nucleotide window GATAGGTAATCCGTCATCTGTTACGGCCCCAGTCCCTCTGGTGTCAATAATCTGTCATTGTAAATATTGTCTTCTTGTATTTCTCCTCCCCTCCAGCGCGAGTGTATTTCAATCCACATCGGCCAGGCCGGGTGCCAGATCGGCAACGCTTGCTGGGAGCTGTATTGCCTGGAGCACGGGATCCAGCCGAATGGACAGATGCCCAGCGACAAGACCATCGGAGGCGGCGACGATTCCTTCAACACCTTCTTCAGCGAGACGGGGGCGGGCAAGCACGTCCCGCGGGCCGTGTTCATCGACCTGGAGCCCACGGTGATCGGTAAGGTGGCAGGGCGAAGAGTACTGATATGTTCTGCATTATCCCAATCCATGCCCTGACATGTGGGGAGGGTGCATGTTATGTGGCGCAGGTTAATTTTCCATTCCTGCTCCTCTTCCCCTGCAGATGAGGTGCGGACCGGTACCTACCGGCAGCTCTTCCACCCCGAGCAGCTCATTACTGGAAAGGAGGACGCGGCCAATAACTACGCCCGGGGCCACTGCTCCATCGGCAAGGAGATCGTGGACCTGGTGCTGGATCGCATCCGGAAAGTGGTAGGTGGATTTGCAATAGAGCTTCCGGAATTTCTCCCTCAATACACCACTTCCAGTCGCGTCTCCCTGTCTCAGAAACTAGTCTGACTGTGTAAAGACAAaaccctccactctctgtgtgtgcaaAAACCACTCCCGCATATCGCCTTTAAATTATCGCCCTTTCACttatgccctctcgtctttgacagttccaccctgggaaagTGGTTCTGACTATCTAACATACCTGTGCCTCACATGCTTGTACATActtcttcaagagtcaagagtcaagggtgaagagtattttattgccacagagggagtacagagaaggttcaccagactgattcctgggatggcaggactttcatatgaagaaagactggatagactcggcttgtactcgctagaatttagaagattgaggggggatcttatagaaacttacgaaattcttaaggggttggacaggctagatgcaggaagattgttcccgatgttggggaagtccagaactagggggtcacagtttaaggatgaaggggaaatcttttaggaccgagattagaaaatcattttttacacagagagtgttgaatctgtggaattctctaccacagaaggtagttgaggccagttcgttggctatatttaagagggagttagatgtggcccttgtggctaaattgatcagggggtatggagagaaggcaggaatgggatactgagttagatgatcagccatgatcatattgaaaggcggtgcaggctcgaagggccgaatggcctctactcctgcacctattttctatgtttctgcctatgtttctatatgtcccggatgggacaatgaaactcttacttgctgcagcacaacagaatatgtgaatatgtcaaCTTAGTACTTCCTTATaggttccagataaaacaatccaaatgtGTTCACCCTATTCGCAGAGCTAATCCCAGGCGACAATCTGCTAAACCTCTTCTGAGTCGCCACAGCCGATCCACAATGGAACAACCAAACCTGCACAtgttactccaaatgcggcctaactaaAGTTGGATTACTTTATTGACATTTCAACCACCAGTTAAGATGCGGCGCCTTTGCTGTTGCCCGTCAGAGCCCGGTTACACATCCGACTTTCGGAAGACATTCGGCCACATCTATGGGGAGGAGTTAAGGCAGATGTGggacaaatacaggcaaatgggtcgGGCCACGAATGCTGCCCGGAATGGCCTGTACGTGATGGGTGCAAGTTCCCCAATAGGCAATGACGCTCAGTAGCCCTAGTGGCATCTTCCGTAGTCAGATAACTCAGTAACGTCATATACCGTCACTCTTACAATGCTttcctcttcccttcccctcaGGCCGATCTGTGCACCGGACTCCAGGGGTTCCTCATCTTCCACAgtttcggcggcggcaccggctcgggcttcacctccctcctcatggAGAGACTCTCCGTGGACTACGGCAAGAAATCCAAGCTGGAGTTTTCCGTCTACCCGGCGCCGCAGATCTCCACCGCCGTGGTCGAGCCCTACAACGCGGTGCTGGTCACCCACTGCACACTGGAGCACTCAGACTGCGCCTTCATGGTGGACAACGAGGCCATTTACGACGTGTGCCGGCGGAACCTGGACATCGAGCGCCCCACCTACACAAACCTCAACCGCCTGTTGGCGCAGATCGTGTCGTCCATCACCGCCTCGCTGCGCTTCGACGGCGCCCTCAACGTGGACCTGACTGAGTTCCAGACCAACCTGGTCCCTTACCCGCGCATCCACTTCCCGCTCGTCACCTACGCGCCCCTCATCTCGGCCGAGAAGGCTTACCACGAGCAAATGTCGGTCCCCGAGATCACCAACGCCTGCTTCGAGCCGGCCAACCAGATGGTGAAGTGCGACCCCCGCCAGGGCAAGTACATGTCGTGCTGCATGttgtaccgcggggacgtggtgccCAAGGACGTCAACGCCGCCATCGCCACCATCAAGACCAAGCGCTCCATCCAGTTCGTGGACTGGTGTCCAACCGGGTTCAAGGTGAGTGGAGGGGATGGGATCAGATGACCCCTTGGGAAGAGAGGACATTGATTACGGAACACCGGTAACACACGAACAGCGTGGATAGACGCCCGCCCTTTATTCGCCACAATTGAACAGAGAACCTCCCTTCCGCCCTCTACTCAACAACCCCAACCCATCCTTGTTGCAGCACTGCCAATATTCCCTGGAAGTTTTCCCACCTCAATCCTTGAGTCAAGGCatcaataggggggttgcacgtaaggtcactgggtcatagggcttgacgcccggagccgctcaatccatctggaggacatccgtcacttccggtaaatGTCATTTATGCAAGAAACGCCTACTTTCCTAccagttaaaaaccgccaaaatgttgaatttctgcgctgaaaaaaattgtgggagtcggggtaattgtgcgagacatgtacccagctttagaattccaaaagtgaagcgaaatgaagatatagagaagcgagaactgaagggacaacaacagctaaagtgcttggtaaacattggctgtgcagatatcggaattgaaaatattgggaattatcgcgtttgctcactgcatttcatcaacagtaaggcattatttgtgttttttcttgattcctttggtatctaaaaagtctcagaagtgatcaatcaggctgtaaattttgcatcagagccgttttcattttgcatgtaaaacccacttgagaaccatgggcgatttaaaaaaattacagccagattgatcacttctgaaactttttagatgccaaaggaatcaagaaaaaacacaaacaatgccttagttgatgaaatgcagtgagcaaacggccaatgttcgccaagcactctggctgttgttgtcccttcagctctcgcttctatctaccgtcatttctcctcacttttggaattctgaagtcggat belongs to Amblyraja radiata isolate CabotCenter1 chromosome 40, sAmbRad1.1.pri, whole genome shotgun sequence and includes:
- the LOC116967628 gene encoding tubulin alpha-1 chain-like, with the protein product MPSDKTIGGGDDSFNTFFSETGAGKHVPRAVFIDLEPTVIDEVRTGTYRQLFHPEQLITGKEDAANNYARGHCSIGKEIVDLVLDRIRKVADLCTGLQGFLIFHSFGGGTGSGFTSLLMERLSVDYGKKSKLEFSVYPAPQISTAVVEPYNAVLVTHCTLEHSDCAFMVDNEAIYDVCRRNLDIERPTYTNLNRLLAQIVSSITASLRFDGALNVDLTEFQTNLVPYPRIHFPLVTYAPLISAEKAYHEQMSVPEITNACFEPANQMVKCDPRQGKYMSCCMLYRGDVVPKDVNAAIATIKTKRSIQFVDWCPTGFKVGINYQPPTVVPGGDLAKVQRALCMLSNTTAISMAWTRLDLKFDKMYAKRAFVHWYVGEGLEEGEFQDAREDMASLEKDYQEVALDSSDLERAAEEE